In Fundidesulfovibrio magnetotacticus, the following are encoded in one genomic region:
- a CDS encoding DUF4881 domain-containing protein codes for MKRISILLAALALASLVGCSDFGKVDQGRVVAYDKDAGKVTFIRDKKAEPLNPDYSGLPAVTYTIPTNPEEMGPAPKAGLRMKLDTQKSQIVIYDPKEQNFKTIGFKIHDMQENVERDHPLVFDKATGKAKVFPMVDKTKKTVTVYSARQKMLVTFSVPDEYMTWPDSTWDAGDEVRVYYKEDGKSLRFMNISKTDIFKK; via the coding sequence ATGAAGCGCATATCGATTCTCTTGGCCGCCCTGGCCCTGGCCTCCCTGGTGGGATGCAGCGACTTCGGCAAGGTGGATCAAGGCCGCGTGGTGGCCTACGATAAGGATGCAGGCAAGGTGACCTTCATCCGAGACAAGAAGGCCGAGCCCCTGAACCCTGATTACTCCGGGCTCCCGGCCGTGACCTACACCATCCCCACCAACCCGGAGGAGATGGGCCCCGCCCCCAAGGCCGGGCTGCGCATGAAGCTCGACACCCAGAAGAGCCAGATCGTGATCTACGATCCCAAGGAACAGAACTTCAAGACCATCGGCTTCAAGATCCACGACATGCAGGAAAACGTGGAGCGCGACCACCCGCTGGTGTTCGACAAGGCCACCGGCAAGGCCAAGGTCTTCCCCATGGTGGACAAGACCAAGAAGACCGTCACCGTGTATTCGGCCCGCCAGAAGATGCTCGTGACCTTCAGCGTGCCTGACGAATACATGACCTGGCCCGACTCCACCTGGGACGCCGGCGACGAAGTGCGCGTCTACTACAAGGAAGACGGCAAGTCCCTGCGGTTCATGAACATCAGCAAGACCGACATCTTCAAGAAGTAG
- a CDS encoding sulfite exporter TauE/SafE family protein, with protein sequence MDWLYILMPIAGVKIFWPGLVILGVGVGIIGGFFGMGGAWMVTPGLNILGFPMAFAIGTDIAHMAGKSLISTLRHGKFGNVDYKLGVIMIVGTVGGFEVGAQMVMWLERMGSVEAVVRYIYLALLFLIAWMVFHDVNKRRQKEKAARAAGKEVDALATGIEWHKTLHKIKIPPMVNLEVAGIYCSAWLPIGVSFFTGWLAGILGIGGGLIRMPALIYLLGCPTHVAVGTDLFEVMISGLYGAASYTYKGRTELVAAIIMLCGASLGAQVGCVATKYIKGYGIRIAFGLAVVGCAVSIAMKLLGANVKELRVAMDVGSTWLVLGLVSGLSLYIFIKMVQGAKAELAAKKTA encoded by the coding sequence ATGGATTGGCTCTATATCCTGATGCCCATCGCGGGCGTGAAGATCTTCTGGCCCGGCCTCGTGATCCTGGGCGTGGGCGTGGGCATCATCGGCGGTTTCTTCGGCATGGGCGGCGCGTGGATGGTCACGCCCGGCCTGAACATCCTCGGCTTCCCCATGGCCTTCGCCATCGGCACGGACATCGCGCACATGGCGGGCAAGTCCCTCATCTCCACCCTGCGCCACGGCAAGTTCGGCAACGTGGACTACAAGCTCGGCGTGATCATGATCGTCGGCACGGTGGGCGGCTTCGAGGTGGGCGCGCAGATGGTCATGTGGCTTGAGCGCATGGGCAGCGTCGAGGCCGTGGTGCGCTACATCTACCTGGCCCTGCTCTTCCTCATCGCCTGGATGGTCTTCCACGACGTGAACAAGCGCCGTCAGAAGGAAAAGGCCGCCCGCGCCGCGGGCAAGGAAGTGGATGCCCTGGCCACCGGCATCGAGTGGCACAAGACCCTGCACAAGATCAAGATTCCCCCCATGGTGAACCTCGAAGTCGCGGGCATCTACTGTTCCGCCTGGCTTCCCATCGGCGTGAGCTTCTTCACCGGCTGGCTGGCCGGCATCCTGGGCATCGGCGGCGGCCTCATCCGCATGCCCGCCCTGATCTATCTGCTGGGCTGCCCCACGCACGTGGCCGTCGGCACCGACCTCTTTGAAGTGATGATCTCCGGCCTCTACGGCGCCGCCTCCTATACCTACAAGGGCCGCACCGAGCTGGTTGCCGCCATCATCATGCTCTGCGGCGCGTCCTTGGGCGCTCAGGTGGGCTGCGTGGCCACCAAGTACATCAAGGGCTACGGCATCCGCATCGCCTTCGGCCTGGCCGTGGTGGGCTGCGCCGTGTCCATCGCCATGAAGCTCCTTGGCGCCAACGTGAAGGAACTCAGGGTCGCCATGGACGTGGGCTCCACCTGGCTGGTGCTGGGCCTCGTCTCGGGCCTGAGCCTCTACATCTTCATCAAGATGGTGCAGGGCGCCAAGGCCGAACTGGCCGCCAAGAAGACCGCCTAA
- a CDS encoding DVU0150 family protein, with product MKRIKLALFSLLLALTVPGFALAAGGGGAPIVLVADTRKLDGIMAWWANLYNESHLYFTILTVVLIPTIGVCFGIIADIIMHWIGLDLKSRDLAEH from the coding sequence ATGAAAAGGATCAAGCTGGCGTTGTTCTCCCTGCTGCTGGCGTTGACGGTTCCGGGGTTCGCCCTGGCGGCCGGCGGCGGCGGCGCGCCCATCGTGCTGGTGGCCGACACGCGCAAACTCGACGGCATCATGGCCTGGTGGGCCAATCTCTACAACGAGAGCCACCTGTACTTCACGATTCTCACCGTGGTGCTGATCCCTACCATCGGCGTGTGCTTCGGCATCATCGCTGACATTATCATGCACTGGATCGGGCTCGACCTCAAATCCCGCGACCTCGCGGAACACTAG
- a CDS encoding universal stress protein encodes MKILAALDLTDNAKAVMQKAVEAAKQQNAQLVLLTVAEDFLDLGDVMDTAGVTDKLYKAAAQAVEAAKAVAKDAGVEAEGVVKQGVSPADLIVEYAGEIGAGLIVLGSRGKKGIERFLLGSVAGKIVTHAPCSVLVIR; translated from the coding sequence ATGAAGATTCTGGCTGCCCTGGACCTCACGGACAACGCGAAGGCAGTGATGCAGAAGGCCGTCGAGGCCGCGAAACAGCAGAACGCCCAACTTGTGCTGCTCACCGTGGCGGAGGACTTCCTGGACCTCGGCGACGTGATGGACACCGCAGGCGTGACCGACAAGCTCTACAAGGCTGCCGCCCAGGCGGTAGAGGCCGCCAAGGCCGTTGCCAAGGATGCGGGCGTCGAGGCCGAGGGCGTGGTGAAGCAGGGCGTGTCCCCTGCGGACCTCATCGTTGAATACGCCGGCGAAATCGGCGCCGGGCTCATCGTGCTGGGCAGCCGGGGCAAGAAAGGCATCGAAAGGTTCCTCCTGGGCAGCGTGGCCGGAAAGATCGTGACGCACGCCCCCTGTTCGGTGCTCGTGATCCGTTAA
- a CDS encoding sigma 54-interacting transcriptional regulator: MGFLVPQKPIWGSMISGLGPFSQWSIRRKLMTTVIPLMALVLAVTGYAAKVVAGKYLGLSLERTTKVFTMGQASALTDHFEQARQDILLLARWPTDPQTLLRFLSLQADVRPGVYREAAFIPADGSAPLFAFDTGREVRLIGKEQAERIINPPHAAPAAAVGLGKDGVALLGLSETIYPPGILPGIAGGGTFHFFRLVTPVYGEDGSLMGFWMLSLDGRAARELLSIHNSPRSPLAAFQRTSEKRYSFFIDGQGWMLFQSGNPDDYEQPLSTDMARSGLRGDHGQPGNRSAFRPSTANEAYWRMVVDVQAARTGVETVNTEMEAHSPSNDTYSLGYSPVYFKNHPDKPAEVVGGVAFMDKSRLLLAAEYRLNDVLLAIFVASMALTTALLYAVARVITSPLLELAARVRSMPDQRVLTPIDLPARDRETSTLKDSINALVEAVLFQREELRLKDAHIHNHILRQPLDLDQQLADVPEEHPMEGVIGRSPAMRELKWLIRKAAAVDPDVLIIGETGTGKEVTAQAIHKLSRRASGPYITINCGALDENLLLDALFGHVKGAFSEAKADRKGAFLAAQGGTILLDEIGNASAKVQQALLRALAERTIIPLGSDQEIPFDARVIAATNVELLECVKEGSFREDLYYRLRVLTLHTPSLRERMEDIPPLVGAFLKESAAVMNKSSMSLSKGAWERIAAHHWPGNVRELKHCIMRAVAMADSNTIFLEDLRFDAKPSAGEWKEPEQQQPPTPARPSRKATPPAPQTQTVELNARQRKGLEFLAAHGSITRSQYQAILDVSVPARTAQYDLRDMVERGLLRIKGKGPATRYVAAGDSGKQD, from the coding sequence ATGGGCTTTCTGGTGCCGCAAAAACCCATCTGGGGAAGCATGATCTCAGGGCTCGGCCCATTCTCCCAGTGGAGCATCCGCCGCAAACTCATGACCACGGTCATCCCGCTCATGGCCTTGGTGCTGGCCGTGACGGGCTACGCAGCCAAAGTGGTGGCCGGCAAATACCTTGGCCTCTCCCTGGAGCGCACCACCAAGGTCTTCACCATGGGACAGGCCTCCGCCCTCACCGATCACTTCGAGCAGGCACGCCAGGACATCCTGCTGCTGGCCCGCTGGCCCACGGACCCCCAGACGCTCCTTCGCTTCCTATCGCTCCAGGCCGACGTACGCCCAGGCGTCTACCGCGAGGCCGCCTTCATCCCAGCCGACGGCAGCGCCCCCCTCTTCGCCTTCGACACAGGCCGCGAAGTCCGGCTCATCGGCAAGGAGCAGGCGGAACGCATCATCAACCCGCCCCACGCCGCCCCGGCGGCCGCCGTGGGCCTCGGCAAGGACGGCGTGGCCCTTCTAGGGCTCTCGGAAACCATCTACCCCCCCGGCATCCTCCCCGGAATCGCGGGAGGGGGCACCTTCCACTTCTTCCGGCTCGTCACCCCCGTGTACGGCGAGGACGGGTCCCTCATGGGTTTCTGGATGCTTTCGCTGGACGGCCGCGCCGCACGTGAACTCCTTTCAATCCACAACTCGCCCCGCTCGCCGCTGGCCGCGTTCCAGCGGACGTCCGAGAAGCGCTACAGTTTCTTCATCGACGGCCAGGGTTGGATGCTCTTCCAGAGCGGAAACCCCGACGACTACGAACAGCCCCTCTCCACGGACATGGCCCGCTCCGGATTGCGCGGCGACCACGGGCAGCCCGGCAACCGCAGCGCCTTCCGACCCTCCACCGCCAACGAGGCCTACTGGCGCATGGTGGTGGACGTGCAGGCCGCCCGGACCGGCGTGGAGACCGTCAACACCGAGATGGAAGCCCACTCGCCCTCCAACGACACCTATTCCCTGGGCTATTCACCCGTGTACTTCAAAAACCATCCGGACAAGCCGGCGGAGGTGGTGGGCGGCGTGGCCTTCATGGACAAATCGCGCCTGCTGCTCGCCGCGGAATACCGCCTCAACGACGTGCTTCTGGCCATCTTCGTCGCCTCCATGGCCCTCACGACGGCGCTGCTCTACGCGGTGGCCCGCGTGATCACGAGCCCCCTGCTGGAGCTGGCCGCGCGGGTTCGATCCATGCCGGACCAGCGCGTGCTCACCCCCATCGATCTGCCCGCGCGCGACCGCGAGACGAGCACGCTCAAGGACTCCATCAACGCCCTCGTGGAGGCTGTGCTATTCCAGCGCGAGGAATTGCGCCTCAAGGACGCCCACATCCATAACCATATCCTGAGACAACCCTTGGACCTGGACCAGCAGCTTGCGGACGTTCCCGAGGAGCACCCCATGGAGGGCGTCATCGGGCGCAGTCCGGCCATGCGGGAGCTTAAATGGCTCATCCGCAAGGCTGCGGCAGTAGACCCGGACGTCCTGATCATCGGGGAGACGGGCACCGGCAAGGAGGTGACGGCGCAGGCCATCCACAAGCTTTCGCGCCGCGCATCCGGCCCATACATCACCATCAACTGCGGGGCGTTGGACGAGAACCTGCTCCTGGACGCTCTGTTCGGGCATGTGAAAGGAGCCTTCAGCGAGGCCAAGGCCGATCGTAAGGGAGCATTCCTGGCCGCCCAGGGGGGAACCATCCTCCTGGACGAGATAGGCAACGCATCGGCCAAGGTGCAGCAGGCCTTGCTGCGCGCCCTTGCCGAGCGCACCATCATCCCCTTGGGCAGCGACCAGGAGATTCCTTTCGATGCGCGCGTCATCGCCGCCACAAACGTGGAACTGCTGGAATGCGTGAAGGAGGGCAGCTTCCGGGAAGACCTGTACTACCGTCTGCGCGTGCTCACCCTGCACACGCCGTCCTTGCGCGAACGCATGGAGGACATCCCACCGTTGGTCGGCGCGTTCCTCAAGGAGTCCGCGGCGGTCATGAACAAAAGTTCCATGAGCCTTTCCAAGGGCGCGTGGGAACGCATCGCGGCCCATCACTGGCCGGGTAACGTGCGCGAACTCAAGCACTGCATCATGCGCGCCGTGGCCATGGCCGACTCCAACACCATCTTCCTGGAAGACCTTCGATTCGACGCAAAGCCTTCCGCAGGAGAGTGGAAGGAGCCCGAACAGCAGCAACCCCCGACCCCGGCCAGACCCTCGCGGAAGGCAACACCGCCCGCCCCCCAGACTCAGACCGTCGAACTGAACGCAAGACAACGCAAAGGCCTGGAATTCCTTGCTGCTCATGGCAGCATCACGCGCTCGCAGTATCAGGCCATCCTCGACGTGTCCGTACCGGCCAGAACCGCGCAATACGACTTGCGCGACATGGTGGAACGCGGATTGCTCCGTATCAAGGGAAAAGGTCCCGCAACCCGCTACGTGGCCGCCGGGGACTCCGGAAAGCAAGACTGA